AGCCTGGGCGACCTCGGGGTCGTCGACCTTGTAGGTGACCGACTCCTCGTTCTCGCCTAGGCCGCTGACAGTGAAGTTCATCGAGCCGGTCAGCATCCAGTCACGCCCGCATAGCGTCTTCTCATGGATCTTGTCGTCGAATCGGAAGTCGAGTTGGCGCTTCGGATCTGTCATAGCCTGCTGCAGCCGCGCAGCGAAGATCTGATTGTGGGAGTTTTCCCTGGTGACGACGTGGATACGAGAGCCAGCGTCTGCGATGAGGCTGAGTACCCGTGAGAGCCGGCAGATAGTAGGTGGGCTGTCACCGAGCAGTACGTCGAAGGCGCCCTGGGCGTTGTCGAGTACATCGATGTCGGTGATCCACCCTGACACCAGCCAAAGCGAGCCGCCCGGGTGCGCCAATTCGGCGAGCAGCGCGGTACTGAGTATTGAGTCGGCTCGCAGTCGCATCCGATTGCCAGTCCGGACGGTGCGCGTTAGACCGGTCACTGCATTGCCTCCCGCAGTTCAACCTTCGCCTTGTACACGTACCCGAATCGAGTCACCGACTCGAGGTCGCCGTAGACGCGCAGTACGTCGCGATCTATCGGTACCACTGGAATACGACTGATCGCGTCGCTGAAACTAGCTCGATCGCTGACAGGACAGACCAGCTCGACAGCGCCAGTCTCGGCCAATGCCTGCTGATATCTCTTCTCCCACCCGAGTTCCGTCACGTCGATGGTGGGCAGGTTTTCGTCGTGCGCGGCCTCGATCAAGAGCCGATCGATCACCGGCGGGCGGTCGTAGCCGACATACGGTTGGTAGTACTCCAGGTGCTGGGTCCGCGCCTGTGCCCCCCGTGGCCACATCATGCTGAAGGCCTGATCAGCCTTCAGACGCTGTCCGCCAGTTTGGAGTTCACCGATGCCTACGGCGTAGGCGATGACACGAGCGTCGACCTCGAATCCGAGGCGTTGTTCCAGCGCCGTCCATTCATCGAGAATTCTCAAGCTCGCTGCGTCGGTCTCTGGGCTGCTGCCTGGGCGGAGCAGGCGGGTGGAAACTGCCGCCACAGCACCGTGTCGAGGCGGTCCATCCAGTTCGGCCCAGGCGGAACGGAGTTGGCCCAGCGCAATACGGGCTGCTTCGGCTGATTTTGCTGCACGCATGGCCGCCATTGCGAGTGCTGGTTTTCCGGTCGGTCGGTCAGCGACGATATCCCGCAGCAGCCGGGTGACGGTCGAGTCGACGTACTCGTACTCGTTGGGCCGCAATGTACCGGAAACGAGTGACCAGAATCGTCGTGGGTCTGCTGTGTAGAAGCCGGCAATGTGCTCGATGACGCCGACGCCGCCAATTGTGGTCTCAGTCAGCCATACAGTGTCGAACTCCTCGACATCAAGCCCAGGCACCATGTCGACGATCAGGTCGGTCTCCTGAGCATCGGGGCAGGCCCGAAGCGCTGCGGCGAGGATCGCTGCCGCGAGCGAATCTCGATATGCCCGCTGAGCCAGCCCCTGCGTTCGCGCGGCGACATCTTGGTCGATAAGGAGGCGTCCCGCCCGGTCGAGAGCCTCGGTCGCCGTTTCGTGCAGGCTGAGTTCGGTCAACGTTGTGACAAGACGGTTGGTTGTCGGAGCGTTCGACGAGTCGTCTCGATACAGAACGTTGAGAATCTGCTGTAGGTCATCGCGCCATGAGCCACCCTTTAGGGTCGCCCAGACTTGTTCGGGAGACTTTGTTCCATCGAGCCCGGCCAGCGAGAATGCGGTGATGTAGATGAGGGCCAGCCAGTTGCGTTGGAAGGAGTTGCTGACCTCCGCAAGTGTCTGATCCTCATCTACCGCACGGAAGTAAGCTTGAGAACGCCACTGAGGTGATGACACGTAGGTCTGAACGACTGGTGATTCCCAGTCGAGCGGCGCCAATTCGATGCGTATGGCGTCCACGGTTAGGTGGAATCCCATCGCAGCTGGTTTACCTCCGTGGGTGTATCGCAGTCTGCGCCGTTCGCTGGGGAGGCGAGGATTGTTGAACGAAAGATCGCAGTCGGCACCGTATGTCATGCGTCGAACGTCGACGGGATTTCCCCCAGCATGGGTATTGAAGCTCAACCCTCTAATCCGGTCTCTCCAGGGTGACGGGTCTGGGATGTCCGCGTCATTGCGCAAACTGCTGGGTGGCGCGACGATCTGGGTTCCCCACAACGGCACCCCCTGGGAGCGGTCGTTGATCGAGGTAGATGGTTCTTGAAGATTCAGCCGGTAAGGCCGAAGCACCACGTAGTCGCCCGACGAACTGCCGGACAGTTGCCACGTCCCCTCGAGATGTGCTTCGGGTATCAGGCGTTCGCTCAGTTCAATCAGTTCGCTGCTCTCGGGTACCTCGATCCAGGTCCGGTGCTCATCGCGCTCGTATCCATACCGTTTGCTCACTCGGCCAGGGACCGCTTCGCGCAAGGCTTTTGCGATGGGCATACGCGTTTCATCGCCGTTCTTGGTTTCAAACGGCAGTTCGAACGTGACTTCGGGGACGTTCAACGGCTCGAAGAGGGTCCCTGTTACAAACTCGGGGAGCATCGACTTCGGCGCCGCGCCCGGATCGCTTCGGAGTGGTCGCCATCCGGAGCGAAGACGGCGGAGGGCAGTCGGAACAACGGCCAGGAGTATCGACCGCGGCTGCTCCCACATCAATGCCTGGGCTTCGTCGGAGTCGACTTGGAGGGCTGATTGCAAGTGACGGGCCAAGCGGCTTTGAAGTTGGGCGTCGGTGAGCAGTTCCTCAAGGCGATCGGCAAGCCAGGTGGACGCGTCAGAATTCGACTGGGGCGCCCCGCTGTTCGGTGCAGTTAGTAGAGCACGCGGATTGACCCCGTGGTGCGCGCGTTGGAGATCGCGTCCGAGCCAGTCCAACATCGCCTGGCTGGCTTGGATCTTGAGGACGTAGCGGTTGCGGATCGGCAAGTTCTGGGCCGTGATCTCAGGTGCGAACAGGGAGTCATAGCCCTGGTAGCTGAGCCGGTCGCGTCCGTAGTCGGACAGCGTCACGATCGTGATGGGGCGGGTTCCACGTTCACGTCCCGCTCGGCCGCGGCGTTGAATGAAGGCTGCGGCACTGTGGGGCGACCTGTGCTGGAGCACCAGGCCCACACGGGGGTCGTTGAATCCGACCTCCAGCGAAGCTGTGGCCACGGTCAGATCTGCGCTGCGATCCATCCCCGCATCCTGCGATGAGGTGCGGCCGATGTGAAGTTCGCCCGACAATAGGCCTGGGTCCAGATAGCGTCCGATCTTGTCGGTCAAGTCCCACGATTGGCCGTCTCTGTAGCGCTCTTCGTGTTGTGGAAGGTCGGGTGAGCGGAGAGCGGCGAGGACGGGCCCGTACAGCCGACCTGCCCGCGATTGCCTACCCTCGGCATCTCGGAGATTGTCATAGAAACGGTTGGTCACATCGAGATCGTCAGTAAACAGGAAGCCAGTCGAGCCGAAAAGGAAGCGTTGGTTGTCTGTATCAAGTATCCGGCCGAAAAGCATTGCCGTCTGGATCGACGTCGAGAGAAGGCTCGCTCCGGACACCGGATCGCCGCGGAGGGCGATCGCGTACTCTCTGCCGTCCTCTTCCATATCTGCTGGGCTCGGTTCGATGTACTCGACCGTCCGACTGGGTAACCCGGTCAGTTGAGCGAAGAACTGGGTGGCGTCCTTCAGCGTCGCGCTGAGTCCAACGAATGTGACGCGATTCCGAACCGCATGCCTCCAGCGTCGCAGGAGCAGAGCAACCTGCGCGCCGTGGGTGCCGGTGTAAGAATGGACTTCGTCGAGCAGGACCACTGCGGGTGTTTCTGACCCGGACCACCCGAGTAGCCGGCCGAGCCAGGGGTTCGTGCTGTGCCGGTTGAGGATCTCAGTCGTGGTGAAGAGCAGATCGGGAGGGGTGTCCCGAAGCGATTTACGTGTTAAGGCCAGTCGGCCATGCGGAACGACTGTCTTGCAGTTGAGGCAAGTGAGTCTCTCCGAGCGAGCCCTCCGGTCTGCGTGAGACCACAGCAACTCTCCGACCGCGCATTTCGGACAGACGGTGAAGGGGCAGATCAAACCCTCGCCCTGCTGTCGCCATGCCTTGGCAACCGGTTTGGTTCGCTGGTCGAGATCGCCGGGGTCAGAGGGCGTATCACCGTAGAGCGCACCGATACGCAGTGGGCGTCCGCCGCCCTGCGTGAGTCCGGGCTCGATTGTCCGTGCGCTCGAAAGTGCTTCACGGAGTTGGTCGCGCAGCAATTCCTTTCGTGGATAGAGGGCGAGTGTGTGGACTCGCGATCGCCCCGTCGTGGCACGCTCGGCCATCGAGGCAAAGGCCGGGAGGTAGAAGGCCATAGTCTTCCCGCTGCCGGTGCCAGCGCCCACGATCACGCCAGCGGACTGACGTTCGCTGAGTGATCCGAAGATCGAACGGGTAGCTGCGATTTGGAATTGAGACAGTTCCCGTGTGCCGATCAACGCAGCGGCGACGCGGTCCTGAGCCGGTCCCCACCCAGGGGTGCTGTTCAAGTCTAGAAGCGCATCCGGTCCTGGGATGTTTCGCTTGGGGTATCGACGCAAGGGGGCGTCCAGCCGGTAATCCGCGACTAACTGGGGGCTCGCTTGCCAAAAATTGAGCGGTAGAGGCGCCCCACGGTCGCGTGGGGCGAAGATCTGTCGCAGATTCGTGGCCAAGCGTAAGCCCTCGGCGAGGCGGGTTCGATACCGCCTCGGTGAGTGCGGCCGAATCCGGAAAAGGAGTGCCCGATTTCGTAGTTCGTCTAGGACGTCCTCGGGAGTGGAGCCCACCGGAGGCTGCGGATGTGTGGCGAGCGCGTCAGCGATTTCCTCCAATACTTCAGACTCGGACAGCGCGCCATCTGTGACTCCCCAGGACAACAGGGGGAGTTCGAGATCCTCCAATACGTTGAGCAGATGCCCAGCGAATTCTCGGCTGAGATCCGTTGTCACAAGCGCTTCCTCCGTACTTCGATCTCCAGGTCCATGTTGTACTGCCGGAGGAGCGCGATCTCCTCATCTCTGACGTCGCGGAGGGTAAGTGCTTGAGAGCCCAGACGTTCGAGCAGTACTGACAAAGCGACCGGGGTATCGGGGGCCGCATCGAGTTCCTGCGCGACGTGCCGATAGCGCGCAGCAAAGGCCGTGATGTTCGCAACTGTCGGCGGCGCTGATGCGTATGCCTTGAGAGTCTTCACCGCCGACCGGAGCTCGGTCTGGCGACCTTGCGCCAGCATCGCGATTCGGCCCTCGGGCAGAACTTCCAGTTGGTCTGCTGCCCAGGCCTGCCACTGCTTCGCCATCGCATCCGAGAGGATGTCGATTGCCTCGCCGATCTTCCTGTTGGCGCTGATGAATGCTGGATTTCCGGGCAAGCCATCGGCTGCCTTCCGGACGAACTCTGCCCTGCCCCGGTCTACGCCGGAGATGTCGACCTTGCTGCCCGTCGCGTTTTCCACCGCGCGCGCGACCCGGATCTGCATCCGAAGCTCGGCCAGCGCATCACGTAGGTTGCCGACGCGCTCAAGTACGCGTCGTTCCTCCTGCTCGTCCTTGCGTCCGAGATCCAGCCTGCGGGCCGCGCTTTGAAGCCGCTGGGCTTTGGCGAGCACCGAAGTATCAGTCATTCCCCTCGTCCTCCGGTTCGATCAGCGTTGCCCATTCGTCCTGCACGGACTGCAATTGCTGCACGGCCGAGTCGCCGGCGGTATCGCTGCGGGCAGCGGCATTCGACAGGGCACCGGTCAGCCATTCGTCAGCCAGGACAAGACAGTCTCGGATGATCTCGAGGGACTCACTACGATCTCGGGCCGCCGCTTTGACCTTGGCGGAGATCGACTCGGCACCTTCGGACGAGGAGATCTTGTCGAGGTCGTCTTCCAGCGTCGTGATAGTGCGCCACTCCGCCGTCTCCGCGCGGGACAGCAAATCATTGAGCTGGGTTTTCTTGTCTCGGTTCGGCGGCAGCCCGACCTTCTCCGACTCCTTCAGCGCCGCACGGACCGCGTCAATGGTTTCGCGACCGCCGACACCACGAGGAAGGCACTGCCGGACACTGTTGAGGCCCGCGCTCAGCGTCTTGACCTGCTCGTCGAGACATGTGTCCAATCCGGCGAACCCCATGACTGCGTTCCTGACCCAACTCGGTGGTGGTTGATGGCCAGTCCAGGTCCAGGACTGGGCGGCTGTACGGATCAGCGGGAGTGCCCGGGCGGCGTCGACCATCCTTACCGCACCAGTGCCCTGGGAAAGCCCGACACTACTGCTGAGTTTGTCCACCAGCGGAGCCCGATTCTCCATGTGACGTGCGAGAATTTGCTGCCAACTCGTGGTGCGGAGTTTCCTATCGCCACGGTTCCACTCGCGCCCGTCATCCAGGGCTGCCGATAGAAGGTCGTTGTCTGCCATTCCCGGCCATGCCCGCCCGGCCAGCGCGGCACCCAGCAGCGAAGCGCGAAATCCTGTGACCAACTCGGCGTCGGAGATCTCGTAGTGCCGCTCAAGTGCCGCAGTCAGCGCGTCGGATTTCGTTTCGCCGATCCATGCGAGCCGTCTGAGATCTTCGGCGCGGGTTCCCGCGACCCCTGCCTTGGTGCGGAGCAGGCTCTGAAAGAATTGACTGTTCCGAGCGGTTCGTTCGAACGTGATGGGAGCCCTGTCGACTCCTGGCAAGTTCTCACCGACGGCTCCGCGAATGGAGACCACCGTGGAGTTTGCCGGCCACGCCTTGTTTACTTCGTCTGCGGTCATCTCCTTCATCAGCGGCGATGACCACGGATAGCGGCGGATAACCGTCTCGCTCACTATCTTGCGTATGTCCCTGGCAACATCCACTGGAAGTGGCTGATCGCGTGCAGCCCAGTTCTCAACACTCTGGATCCTCCGGCGTAGGGATTCCGGAATCACATCCGTCGGGGCGGGAGGACGGTCTGGGGTTGCCGTACTAACAGTGGGGTTCTTCGGAGCTTTGGACCACCCGACTTCGCTGGGCAGGGGCCGCAAACCGAAAGCTCGGAGGAGCCCGGCGTCCACCTCGGCCGGTTCGGTCGGCGCGTTTCCCCAGAACTCGAGCACCAACTTGTGGCGTTCAGCGTCGGTTTGGTCGTAGGTGTTGACCTCCTCCGCCACCGCAGTCGACAGCGCTTCATCAATTGGTGCGGTACGGAACCGTTCCTTGAAGGTGGGGGAAGGGAACGAACCGTCCGCAATTTCGGCGGAACTGTCGACCAGCGTCGGCCGGAGGACGTTGCTGAGCACCGATCGTGGGATGAATGCCCACTCCTTATCGGCGGGGGCAACTGAATGCACCATCCGTACCACCGCTGGCCTGTTGAATGGGTACAGACCGAAGCCTTCGTCGGTGTGGCCGAAGGACTCGTGACACGGGGCTTTGAGCGGGCAGTTGTCACAACGATTCGGGACAGGCCGATTCTTGAGACCGTCGAGTACTTCGTGACCGATCCGAGCGGCGTTGAGGTACCGGCCGACGAACGAAGCGATTTGTTCGATGCCGTTGTCTTCGGGGCCGAAAACCAGGTCGACGTTGTATACATAACCAGTGGTTGCAGCCGAAACCCGACTCATCACCGTCTCCGGTAGCTCCCGGAAATAGCCGGTGGTTACCGCCATGAGGGTGCGCATAGGCGCGTAGCGCAACTGACCTTCGCGAGTCGCGGCCTCGGTCAGCGCTTCGAGTAATTCTCGTTGGACACCCTGGATGAGAGCGAAGTCCTCGACCAAGAGGATGATCTCTTTGCCTTGACGCGCGAATGCCTGCCGGACCTGCAGCATGGCCTCATGCATTCGGCCGGTCCCCATCTTGGAGGCGCTCTGCACGGCCGCCTCCAAATGCTGGTTGAGCAGATCGGCGGCGGCGTTCTTGAGAACAGGGTCGGACAGCAGTTTTTGCAGGAGACTCTGCGAGATCTTCGCGGCCTGCTTGATGTCCTGCACGTTCAACGGAAGATCGCCGGTGGTAAACCCCACCGGGCGCTCAGGGGCATCGAGGTCCCGGTCATGGAGAAGTTGATGGGCCAACTGCGGCACGAACTTTCCCGGCGCGAGCATGTACGCCTGGATGTAGGGATCTTGGAGGATCGCCGCTAAGCCTTTGGGGCCGGCCAGGACTCGAGCATCTCCTGACAGATCTTTCGCTGTCGTGGCGGCAAGAGCCTCATTGAGTGCGTTGATCAGGCGGCGGGCCAACCCGGTGTCGTCGAGACTGACGCTGAACGAGCGAACGTCGGAACGCAACTGTGCAAGGGAATCGTCCTCAACTCCCTTGAGCAGGGCCTCTACGACCGCCTTGAGACTCGTCTGCGATTTCTCCAGGTAGATCACCTGATACTTGTCGCGTGGCGGAATGTTCTCCCGCACCCAGCGCACGAGATGCGACTTTCCCGAGCCCGAGTCACCCACGATCGGCATCAGAAGTGTGCCGGTGTCGGCCTTCCGGTTCAGGAAGTCGTCGAGAACTGCCTTCTCCGTGACGGCGCTGTCCATAGGGACCAGCGAACGTCCCTGGATGCGGGCCTTGCGGATGCGGAGCGGGGCATGGGTGGCCAGGAAGACCGCCGCGGACGGTTTGACTGCCTCAGTATGGACCGTCCTGCTGGCGGTGTCCGGGTCCCAGCACAGGTGACCGCGAAGTTCAGGCATGAAGATCCCCACCGATCTTTGCGGAGTTGTACGAACGGGGGAAATCCGGATTCTCTGGGTCGTAGACGCTGAGAATCTGCCTAGCGTCCGCAAAACGCTGTAGTTCCAGCCAGCCCTCGTCGACGCCGCGGAGGAGCGCGTGCGACAGCGCCGGGCCGGCACTGTCGTCACCGGGAGAATCGAGCCCGACCGCCAACGAGTACGCTCCGCCGGGCAATACTGGCAGGGACCTACGCAAGCCATGCAGGAAGTCCGTTGCGCTAACGGTGTCGCCTGGCTTCCAGAGTGATCGAACGGTCTCTCTCACTGCTGGGGTGCAGTCGGCCACCACGTGGCTGGCAGTTCCTGGTTTGATTGCCAGCGTTGGCGCTCCGAAGCCGAGGGTTGTTACCCAGGCGACGAATGGTGACCAACGTGCGTTGGTGGAGAAAACTTCGCCGACTTCGGGCTTGAGCGCATTGTTTTGGCGTAGCTCGACAGCCAACCAATTCATTGGCTCGCCGAAAGGATCCTGAGTGAGGAACCAGCACAACGCGCGGCAGAGGTCCCGAGGGCCCACCTGGCTGTCGTCATCGCCGAGCCCCGAATTCAGGTCCGCAGCGAGGACAGCGACACGTAATACGGACACGAACCCGGAGTAGTTCGTACCGTCCAGGTCCTTGGCCGGACCGGTTAATTCGAGTCTCTCATCATCGGACTTGTTCAGCAGCCCTAGGGACGCCAGCCCGTATATGGCTGCATCGAGCAACTTGTCGTCGGCGTAGACGGTGGGTGGGCTGAGCACGTTCCGGGCTTTGTCGAGCCGGACGGGTCGCTTCTCCGACGCCAGAAAACGGACTGTGGCCCACATTGCTGTTGGCAGCACGGGCGGCCCATTGTAGACGTTGATCAATGCCATTTACAGGGACCTCAGCGCTCTGTTTATGGAAATATTGCTGGAGTGGATATCGATCAGCCTGGCACCAGGTCTGCTGGGGTGTTCCAGGTTCCGGCAATGAATGAAGTAGGTGACATCGGAGCTTTCGAATCGCTCGGCTGCCGCACCGTTCATCGATTCCGGGGAGCCGTCGAGGATCCAAACGAGCGGCCCACGGAAGGCGGTGAGCATGTCCTCATCGGAATCGACGATCAGTGCATGCGGCAAGCTTTCACGCTGGATTCGTTTGGTCATGGCATCACTGATCCCCTCTCCGCCGATAATGGTCATGCCACGCCTGCAGAGTTCGGTCACGAGGTCTGGTACCAAATCTCGGCGCTCGTCGTCACGCTCCCACCAAATGTTGAGACTGGTCTGTCCCGGTCCGCGGAAGGTTCCGAGCGGGTCACTTGGTACGTCGAGCCATTTGACGACCGGCGGATGAGGTTCCCAGGGCGTTCGGTAGAATCCACCGGCGACAGGGAACTCCTGGTGCTCACGACAATGGGGGCATCCCCGGCATGCGGGCGCGGTTTCGAGAGTCCCCTCCGGGCGCTGAACAACGTAGTAATCAGACAGCACATCAGCGATGCATCGATCGCCCCGAACTGCTGCGCGTAGTCGCTCAAGCGCAGAATTTTGGCTCGTCAGGATGCGATCTCGCGTTGGGCCGATTCTTCGCAGGAAGTAATCTCTGTCGTTTGTTCGGCCGTCCATCAGTTGGACATCGACCCTGGACGGCAAGGACTCAAGGTATCCCTGCTGCCGTCGCTGCCAGGTATCGTGAGGTTCATCTTCCGCCTGCTGAGGAGCCTTGGGTGAGGTCAGTTCAACGAGCTTGGTTCGAACCATGAGGTTCAGCGCTCGAATATTCCAGAGGCGGTTGGTCTTAAACCCCATGGAAAGCCTGGCCGGGTAGCTGTCCAAGTCGATCTGGTAGACGCCATCGGCGTCGGGAGGAATGCGCCGCTGAAACATCGCATCCCAGCGTTCCCAAGCAGTCTTCGGCAAGAGGATTATCTCGGCATTCAATGACTCTGCGACCCGAATGTCTTTTTGCACGGTCGCCATATATGCAAGCGAAGGGCTGCCATCGCGGCCGCCACGCCCGACTTCCTGGTAGTAACGGTCGACGGTTTCGGGCATGCAGGCGTGGACCACTGTTTTCACGTCGGAGAGGTCGATTCCCAGCCCGAAGGCGGATGTTCCAATGACCGTATCGAACCGAGTCGGAATTCTGCCAGTAGCGTCGCGGCCTCCCCAGCCTTCCATCGCCTCTCGACGATCTTCAGGTATAGATCTGCCCGTTACCGCTATCACGCGACGCATTCCGGATTCCGCTAACAAGGCGGCCCAGTCTTTTGCTGCCTCAACGGTGGACACATAGAGGATCGATGGCTTGGGTAGCCTGGCGAGAGCGTGCATCACCGCTTCGCGGCGGGCTACTTCAGTGGGAAGTGATTCGATGTAGTAACTGGGTTCCGTACGGAGTTGTGAAGCCCAGACAAGGTCGGTTGCCTGCGGGGCACCGAATAGGTTCTCCAAGGTCTCGATCTGCTGGGCCGTAAGGGTTGCACTCATCGCGATCGTTCTAGGCTCACGCCCAGCGGGGGCCCGGCGTAGCCAGTTTCGGCGTTGTCCTGCCATGGTCTGGAAGTCGGGCCGGAACTCGTTCCCCCACTGCTCGACCAGGTGAGCCTCGTCGATTATGAAGTAGCGGAGCGATCCCGCTGCGGCTGCTTCATCCAAGGGCCGCTGCAAGGTAGTCGTAACGGCCTCTGGCGAGGTGAACAGGATGGGCTGGCGCCCGTATCGAACGTCGTCGCAAAGTTGTTTCTTGACGTCCTCGGAAAGATCACCAGTGAAGGCGTAACGTCCCGTAGGCGACTTCACGCCCCGGGCTTCGAGCAAGTCCCGAGTACGGCGTTCCATATCGAGAGCCAGCACAACGGTCGGAACAACCACGATGGATCCGCCGTGCGCCCGACCTCCGAGCAGCGTCGGGGCGAGGGCGACCGGGGTCTTTCCGTGTCCAGTAGGGAGACAGACGATCGCCGTGCTTCCAGGCGGAGCCATGATGACACTCCGTGCTGCCTGCCGCTGACCAAGAGAATAATAGTTGTCGTAACCAAGCGCTGTTGCCCAGAACGGATCCCCGAGCACATCGTTGAAACTACGACGCTGTGCAGAGTCTCGGCCGAGATAGATCTCCTTGAGGTCAGCTTTCGCCGCATCGGTGGCTCGACCCTCAGAAACCGACGGATGCCAAGGCTGAGCCGAGACGCTGATTGTGCCGACCGTGGTGATTAGAGCCTCACATCCGGAACTTCGCCACTGTTCGACGGTGGGCATTTCTGAAGTGACAGGTACGA
The DNA window shown above is from Nocardia sp. NBC_01730 and carries:
- the dpdK gene encoding phospholipase D-like domain-containing protein DpdK; its protein translation is MTGLTRTVRTGNRMRLRADSILSTALLAELAHPGGSLWLVSGWITDIDVLDNAQGAFDVLLGDSPPTICRLSRVLSLIADAGSRIHVVTRENSHNQIFAARLQQAMTDPKRQLDFRFDDKIHEKTLCGRDWMLTGSMNFTVSGLGENEESVTYKVDDPEVAQAHLDFSERWKEQA
- the dpdJ gene encoding protein DpdJ, with translation MTTDLSREFAGHLLNVLEDLELPLLSWGVTDGALSESEVLEEIADALATHPQPPVGSTPEDVLDELRNRALLFRIRPHSPRRYRTRLAEGLRLATNLRQIFAPRDRGAPLPLNFWQASPQLVADYRLDAPLRRYPKRNIPGPDALLDLNSTPGWGPAQDRVAAALIGTRELSQFQIAATRSIFGSLSERQSAGVIVGAGTGSGKTMAFYLPAFASMAERATTGRSRVHTLALYPRKELLRDQLREALSSARTIEPGLTQGGGRPLRIGALYGDTPSDPGDLDQRTKPVAKAWRQQGEGLICPFTVCPKCAVGELLWSHADRRARSERLTCLNCKTVVPHGRLALTRKSLRDTPPDLLFTTTEILNRHSTNPWLGRLLGWSGSETPAVVLLDEVHSYTGTHGAQVALLLRRWRHAVRNRVTFVGLSATLKDATQFFAQLTGLPSRTVEYIEPSPADMEEDGREYAIALRGDPVSGASLLSTSIQTAMLFGRILDTDNQRFLFGSTGFLFTDDLDVTNRFYDNLRDAEGRQSRAGRLYGPVLAALRSPDLPQHEERYRDGQSWDLTDKIGRYLDPGLLSGELHIGRTSSQDAGMDRSADLTVATASLEVGFNDPRVGLVLQHRSPHSAAAFIQRRGRAGRERGTRPITIVTLSDYGRDRLSYQGYDSLFAPEITAQNLPIRNRYVLKIQASQAMLDWLGRDLQRAHHGVNPRALLTAPNSGAPQSNSDASTWLADRLEELLTDAQLQSRLARHLQSALQVDSDEAQALMWEQPRSILLAVVPTALRRLRSGWRPLRSDPGAAPKSMLPEFVTGTLFEPLNVPEVTFELPFETKNGDETRMPIAKALREAVPGRVSKRYGYERDEHRTWIEVPESSELIELSERLIPEAHLEGTWQLSGSSSGDYVVLRPYRLNLQEPSTSINDRSQGVPLWGTQIVAPPSSLRNDADIPDPSPWRDRIRGLSFNTHAGGNPVDVRRMTYGADCDLSFNNPRLPSERRRLRYTHGGKPAAMGFHLTVDAIRIELAPLDWESPVVQTYVSSPQWRSQAYFRAVDEDQTLAEVSNSFQRNWLALIYITAFSLAGLDGTKSPEQVWATLKGGSWRDDLQQILNVLYRDDSSNAPTTNRLVTTLTELSLHETATEALDRAGRLLIDQDVAARTQGLAQRAYRDSLAAAILAAALRACPDAQETDLIVDMVPGLDVEEFDTVWLTETTIGGVGVIEHIAGFYTADPRRFWSLVSGTLRPNEYEYVDSTVTRLLRDIVADRPTGKPALAMAAMRAAKSAEAARIALGQLRSAWAELDGPPRHGAVAAVSTRLLRPGSSPETDAASLRILDEWTALEQRLGFEVDARVIAYAVGIGELQTGGQRLKADQAFSMMWPRGAQARTQHLEYYQPYVGYDRPPVIDRLLIEAAHDENLPTIDVTELGWEKRYQQALAETGAVELVCPVSDRASFSDAISRIPVVPIDRDVLRVYGDLESVTRFGYVYKAKVELREAMQ
- the dpdH gene encoding protein DpdH — its product is MPELRGHLCWDPDTASRTVHTEAVKPSAAVFLATHAPLRIRKARIQGRSLVPMDSAVTEKAVLDDFLNRKADTGTLLMPIVGDSGSGKSHLVRWVRENIPPRDKYQVIYLEKSQTSLKAVVEALLKGVEDDSLAQLRSDVRSFSVSLDDTGLARRLINALNEALAATTAKDLSGDARVLAGPKGLAAILQDPYIQAYMLAPGKFVPQLAHQLLHDRDLDAPERPVGFTTGDLPLNVQDIKQAAKISQSLLQKLLSDPVLKNAAADLLNQHLEAAVQSASKMGTGRMHEAMLQVRQAFARQGKEIILLVEDFALIQGVQRELLEALTEAATREGQLRYAPMRTLMAVTTGYFRELPETVMSRVSAATTGYVYNVDLVFGPEDNGIEQIASFVGRYLNAARIGHEVLDGLKNRPVPNRCDNCPLKAPCHESFGHTDEGFGLYPFNRPAVVRMVHSVAPADKEWAFIPRSVLSNVLRPTLVDSSAEIADGSFPSPTFKERFRTAPIDEALSTAVAEEVNTYDQTDAERHKLVLEFWGNAPTEPAEVDAGLLRAFGLRPLPSEVGWSKAPKNPTVSTATPDRPPAPTDVIPESLRRRIQSVENWAARDQPLPVDVARDIRKIVSETVIRRYPWSSPLMKEMTADEVNKAWPANSTVVSIRGAVGENLPGVDRAPITFERTARNSQFFQSLLRTKAGVAGTRAEDLRRLAWIGETKSDALTAALERHYEISDAELVTGFRASLLGAALAGRAWPGMADNDLLSAALDDGREWNRGDRKLRTTSWQQILARHMENRAPLVDKLSSSVGLSQGTGAVRMVDAARALPLIRTAAQSWTWTGHQPPPSWVRNAVMGFAGLDTCLDEQVKTLSAGLNSVRQCLPRGVGGRETIDAVRAALKESEKVGLPPNRDKKTQLNDLLSRAETAEWRTITTLEDDLDKISSSEGAESISAKVKAAARDRSESLEIIRDCLVLADEWLTGALSNAAARSDTAGDSAVQQLQSVQDEWATLIEPEDEGND
- the dpdG gene encoding protein DpdG, which gives rise to MALINVYNGPPVLPTAMWATVRFLASEKRPVRLDKARNVLSPPTVYADDKLLDAAIYGLASLGLLNKSDDERLELTGPAKDLDGTNYSGFVSVLRVAVLAADLNSGLGDDDSQVGPRDLCRALCWFLTQDPFGEPMNWLAVELRQNNALKPEVGEVFSTNARWSPFVAWVTTLGFGAPTLAIKPGTASHVVADCTPAVRETVRSLWKPGDTVSATDFLHGLRRSLPVLPGGAYSLAVGLDSPGDDSAGPALSHALLRGVDEGWLELQRFADARQILSVYDPENPDFPRSYNSAKIGGDLHA